The window TGCCGTGACATCGCGTACCAGCGGGCGTAGGCCTCCTGCACCGCGTCCTCGGCCTCGGTCAGTGAACCGAGCAGCCGATAGGCGACGTTGACCAATTGGCGCCGCTCCCCGACGGCCGTCCCCGGCCCGGATCCGTCGTGCCCCTGCTCGGGTGGGGTGCTCATGTCGCCTCACATTTTCCGGGCCTGCGTCGTCGGACCACCGAGACACTACCGATCACCGCCGTGAGGCAGAGAAGGGGACCACGCCATGGCCATCACCCGGACTACGGCCGAACAGCGCGGCCTTACGTTCCTTCAGGTCGCGATCGCCCTGCAGACCTTGTGCATCTTCTTCCAGGCGGTCACCGCCGGAGTGCTGCTCTCCTCGTCCCACGGAGAGGTGCTGCACGGTGTCGGGGCGCGCGTGATGTACGGCGCGTCGATGCTGTACGTGCTTGCCGCGGTCCTGGCGTGGAAGCCGGGCGGAGGGTCGCCCCGTCCCGTCCTGCACGCCTCCGGCTTCCTCGTACTCGCCTCCGTGCAGGTGGTGTTGGGCATAGCGCACATGCCGTCGCTCCATGTGCCGCTGGGAGTCACGATGTTCGCCCTGAGCGTGCTGGCGCTCGGGCAGGCACTCGCCGCCCGGTTGCCCGGGCGCGCGGGGGACAGGCCGTAGCCCCCCGAGCGACGGACGGGCCAGGCATACGGCGGTGACCTCGGGATACCCGCCTCTCATGAGGATTCCGGCGGGTTTGTACGACGCTGATCGGTCGCTGGCCAAACAGGCTGCCGCACACATTCCCCCTGATGTCGGCAGGGTGTTGTCGGCGGTGGAGGAAGCCGCCGAGAGCACGAAGCTGTGGTGGGGCGCCGCCGTCGCGATGGCATGGCTGGGCGGGCGGCGCGGCCGCAGGGCGGCGGTGACCGGCCTGACCGCCCTGCTCCTCGGCCAGCTCGTCGCGAACGGCCTGGGCAAGCGGCTGGCCGACCGGCCTCGGCCGCCGAAGGAATGGTTCCCCCACGACGAGGTGGACGACCGCCCCGACTCGTCGTCGTTCCCGTCCGGTCACACCGCGGCCGCCGTGGCCTTCACGGCGGCCGTGGCGTCGGCCTGGCCCGCCGCCGGGGCCGTATGTGCGCTGCCGGCCGCCCTGGTCGCGCTCGAACGGGTGCAGAGCGGTGCGCACTATCCGACCGACGTCGCCGGCGGTGCCGTCATCGGCCTGGCCGGCGCCTGGCTCACGCATCGAGCTCCGCGTCCGACAGCGCGCCACCGGGCCTAGGGCGGCCACCCACCCCCTCGCGCGGACCTTCCGGCACGCCGGTCGAGTCCCGCATCGGGCTTCCGTCCCGTCCGGGACGCCGAGCGACGATTGACTCGCCCGTTCGGGGTACTCGCGCGCTCGTCGGACGGCCGGGCGAGGGTTCCAGCCCGGCCTGCGGAATCACAGAGGAACGGAGGTGACGCCGTGTCGACCACGCAGCCGCACGACACCGCATCCGAAGGCAGTGTGGACCGCTCAGGTCAGGAGCCGGTGGGCGAGTTGGTGCAGCGGGCGTCGCAGCAGCTGACGGAGCTGGTGCGGGGTGAGCTGAGGCTGGCGCAGGCGGAGATGAAGGAGAAGGGCAAGCGTTACGGCAAGGGGGGTGGCCTGTTCGGCGGCGCCGGCGTCGTCGGCTTCCTGATGCTGGAAGCGCTGGTCGCCACCGCCATCGCCGCGCTGGCGGTGCCGTTGCCGGTGTGGGCGGCGGCACTGATCGTCACCGCGGTGCTGGGTGTGATCGCCGCGGTGATGGCCATGAGCGGAAAGAAGCAGGTCGACCAGGCCGCGCCGCCCGCGCCCGAGAAGACCGTCGAGAACGTGAAGGCCGATGTGGCCACGATCAAGGAGAGTGCGCACCGATGACCCAGCCGCCCCACGACGAGCCCTCGGCCTCCAGCCCCGAGGAAC of the Streptomyces sp. 1222.5 genome contains:
- a CDS encoding phosphatase PAP2 family protein, with the translated sequence MEEAAESTKLWWGAAVAMAWLGGRRGRRAAVTGLTALLLGQLVANGLGKRLADRPRPPKEWFPHDEVDDRPDSSSFPSGHTAAAVAFTAAVASAWPAAGAVCALPAALVALERVQSGAHYPTDVAGGAVIGLAGAWLTHRAPRPTARHRA
- a CDS encoding phage holin family protein produces the protein MGELVQRASQQLTELVRGELRLAQAEMKEKGKRYGKGGGLFGGAGVVGFLMLEALVATAIAALAVPLPVWAAALIVTAVLGVIAAVMAMSGKKQVDQAAPPAPEKTVENVKADVATIKESAHR